The Cellulosilyticum sp. I15G10I2 genome contains the following window.
TATTACCACACTTATAAAAAGAAAGCGTTAGGAGGTTAAAGTCATGGCAAGAGTTAAAGGTGGAATATCCACTAAAAAAAGACGTAATAGAGTATTAAAGTTAGCTAAAGGATATAGAGGCGCAAAATCAACACAATTTAGAACAGCAAAACAAGCTGTTATGAAGTCATTAAGTTATTCATATGTAGGCAGAAAATTAAGAAAACGTGAATTTAGAACACTATGGATTGCGCGTATCAATGCAGCAGCTAGAATTAACGGGTTATCATATAGCCGCTTTATGAATGGATTAAAAAATGCATGCGTAAACATCAACAGAAAAATGTTAGCGGATCTTGCAATTAGCGATCCTAAAGCATTTACACAATTAGTTGAAACTGCAAAATCTAATTTAAAATAAAATTTATATTTAACAGTCCCTGACAATGTGCACACGCAT
Protein-coding sequences here:
- the rplT gene encoding 50S ribosomal protein L20, with amino-acid sequence MARVKGGISTKKRRNRVLKLAKGYRGAKSTQFRTAKQAVMKSLSYSYVGRKLRKREFRTLWIARINAAARINGLSYSRFMNGLKNACVNINRKMLADLAISDPKAFTQLVETAKSNLK